One Cellulosimicrobium protaetiae genomic region harbors:
- a CDS encoding branched-chain amino acid ABC transporter permease codes for MPNASDTRPASRSAGRAGGAAAGAVPDGAGSATAPAAPSARRPWGRVVRLAALVVGVVLVLAFPTMAPNAYILSAGIVVASYACTATAWNFMGGFTGYVSLGHAAFFGLGAYGTGLLIRDVGLPSFVAWLVAGVIVLLITIPVGIAALRVRGASFVIVSISFVLILLLVFQAWGSFTGGSDGLVVPRPFPDLLRPEHHRVFFYLFAGLLAVMLVAWWAIDRSRFGTGLKAIREDEDKAQALGVPTRNYKLVAYVVSATFTGLAGGMYALWFGDLDPIFQFSIMLGSYMVLMALFGGVRHLFGPLLGAIVVGTGLEYFKLEFGDTQFHLVATALLLGIVVLFMPDGIIPAAQSLLKRFGPQDSSIREMTAAELLERNRAAATPAAAGDATATADPTTAVAQQRREDDPTADPTTAVVQQRREGDPTAEAPRPRTGPDATPDATNPSEEDR; via the coding sequence TTGCCCAACGCTTCTGACACCCGTCCCGCGAGCCGCTCCGCCGGCCGCGCCGGGGGTGCCGCCGCCGGCGCGGTGCCCGACGGCGCAGGGTCGGCCACCGCTCCCGCCGCACCTTCCGCACGCCGCCCCTGGGGCCGCGTCGTCCGCCTCGCCGCGCTCGTCGTCGGCGTCGTCCTCGTCCTCGCGTTCCCCACGATGGCCCCCAACGCGTACATCCTCTCGGCGGGCATCGTCGTCGCGAGCTACGCGTGCACCGCGACCGCCTGGAACTTCATGGGCGGCTTCACCGGCTACGTCTCGCTCGGGCACGCCGCGTTCTTCGGGCTCGGCGCCTACGGGACCGGGCTGCTCATCCGCGACGTGGGGCTCCCGAGCTTCGTCGCGTGGCTCGTGGCGGGCGTGATCGTCCTGCTCATCACGATCCCCGTCGGGATCGCGGCGTTGCGCGTGCGCGGCGCGTCGTTCGTCATCGTGTCGATCTCGTTCGTCCTCATCCTGCTGCTCGTCTTCCAGGCATGGGGATCCTTCACGGGCGGCTCGGACGGCCTCGTCGTCCCGCGCCCGTTCCCCGACCTGCTGCGACCCGAGCACCACCGCGTCTTCTTCTACCTGTTCGCCGGGCTGCTCGCCGTCATGCTCGTCGCATGGTGGGCGATCGACCGGTCGCGCTTCGGCACCGGGCTCAAGGCGATCCGCGAGGACGAGGACAAGGCCCAGGCCCTCGGCGTCCCGACGCGCAACTACAAGCTCGTCGCCTACGTCGTCTCGGCGACGTTCACCGGCCTCGCCGGCGGCATGTACGCCCTGTGGTTCGGCGACCTCGACCCGATCTTCCAGTTCTCCATCATGCTCGGCTCGTACATGGTGCTCATGGCCCTCTTCGGCGGCGTCCGGCACCTCTTCGGTCCGCTCCTCGGCGCCATCGTCGTCGGCACGGGCCTGGAGTACTTCAAGCTCGAGTTCGGCGACACCCAGTTCCACCTCGTCGCCACCGCCCTGCTCCTCGGCATCGTCGTCCTCTTCATGCCGGACGGGATCATCCCCGCGGCCCAGTCGCTCCTCAAGCGCTTCGGCCCGCAGGACTCCTCCATCCGCGAGATGACGGCCGCCGAGCTCCTCGAGCGCAACCGCGCCGCCGCCACCCCCGCCGCCGCGGGCGACGCGACAGCGACAGCGGACCCGACGACCGCCGTCGCGCAGCAACGACGCGAAGACGACCCGACCGCGGACCCGACGACCGCCGTCGTGCAGCAACGACGCGAAGGTGACCCGACCGCAGAGGCCCCTCGTCCTCGGACGGGCCCGGACGCCACCCCGGACGCCACCAACCCGAGCGAGGAGGACCGATGA
- a CDS encoding Gfo/Idh/MocA family protein yields the protein MTSQTTGAAGADRPTTRTVRIVMNGVTGRMGYRQHLVRSILAIRDDGGVELDDGTRLQVEPVLVGRNRAKLAELAARHDVAEFTTDLDAALADDTATIYFDAQVTSERTKAILKALAAGKHVYTEKPIAESVAEGEELAEAARAAGVIHGVVHDKLYLPGLLKLKRLIDGDFFGRILSVRGEFGYWVFEGDWQPAQRPSWNYRAEDGGGMVLDMFCHWNYVLENLFGPVEAVMAKAVTHIPERWDEHGKPYAATADDAAYGIFELAGADGPILAQVNSSWAVRVDRGELVEFQVDGTHGSAVAGLFGCRIQSRARTPKPVWNPDLPTDQDFRAQWEQIPDNQEFVNGFRAQWEEFLRDVHAGRPHPYDFDAGVRGLRLVDAGYTSSREGRRVELDGSGPVSGSGDAAAVGPDAEAGA from the coding sequence ATGACCAGCCAGACCACCGGCGCCGCAGGGGCCGACCGACCGACCACCCGCACCGTGCGCATCGTCATGAACGGCGTGACGGGTCGTATGGGGTACCGCCAGCACCTCGTGCGCTCCATCCTCGCGATCCGGGACGACGGCGGCGTCGAGCTCGACGACGGCACGCGCCTCCAGGTGGAGCCCGTGCTCGTGGGCCGCAACCGCGCCAAGCTCGCCGAGCTCGCGGCCCGCCACGACGTCGCCGAGTTCACGACCGACCTCGACGCGGCGCTCGCGGACGACACGGCCACGATCTACTTCGACGCGCAGGTCACGTCGGAGCGGACCAAGGCGATCCTCAAGGCGCTCGCGGCGGGCAAGCACGTCTACACGGAGAAGCCCATCGCGGAGTCCGTCGCCGAGGGCGAGGAGCTCGCCGAGGCGGCGCGCGCGGCCGGGGTGATCCACGGCGTCGTGCACGACAAGCTGTACCTGCCCGGACTGCTCAAGCTCAAGCGCCTGATCGACGGCGACTTCTTCGGCCGCATCCTGTCCGTGCGCGGCGAGTTCGGGTACTGGGTGTTCGAGGGCGACTGGCAGCCCGCGCAGCGCCCGAGCTGGAACTACCGCGCCGAGGACGGCGGCGGGATGGTCCTCGACATGTTCTGCCACTGGAACTACGTGCTGGAGAACCTGTTCGGGCCGGTCGAGGCGGTCATGGCGAAGGCCGTGACCCACATCCCCGAGCGCTGGGACGAGCACGGCAAGCCCTACGCCGCGACGGCCGACGACGCGGCGTACGGGATCTTCGAGCTCGCCGGGGCGGACGGCCCGATCCTCGCGCAGGTGAACTCGTCGTGGGCGGTGCGCGTGGACCGGGGCGAGCTCGTCGAGTTCCAGGTCGACGGGACGCACGGGTCCGCGGTGGCAGGGCTGTTCGGGTGCCGCATCCAGTCCCGGGCCCGCACGCCCAAGCCCGTGTGGAACCCGGATTTGCCGACCGACCAGGACTTCCGCGCCCAGTGGGAGCAGATCCCGGACAACCAGGAGTTCGTCAACGGGTTCCGCGCGCAGTGGGAGGAGTTCCTGCGCGACGTCCACGCCGGGCGGCCGCACCCCTACGACTTCGACGCCGGCGTGCGCGGCCTGCGCCTCGTGGACGCGGGGTACACGTCGTCGCGCGAGGGACGGCGGGTCGAGCTCGACGGTTCCGGCCCGGTCTCCGGGTCGGGTGACGCGGCAGCCGTCGGTCCCGACGCCGAGGCGGGAGCGTGA
- a CDS encoding ABC transporter ATP-binding protein — translation MSDPTPGTGAKQEYLLELDDVQAGYGRAAMVLRGLTIKVPAATVVCLVGPNGAGKSTVLKVASGLLKPRSGRILVGGRDVTGQGPQEMLQSGLAHVLQGHSVFREMTVAENVLLGAYTLRDKQKIAERVAFVQNLFPIVGERWKQLAGLLSGGQQKQVEFARSLMVSPQVVLLDEPSMGLDPKTTSTVFEQVVRMRDAGVAVLLVEQNARRALETADIGCVLDLGRVHITGPAPELLADPQLSELYLGGRPAERSLSKDG, via the coding sequence GTGTCTGACCCGACCCCCGGGACGGGGGCGAAGCAGGAGTACCTCCTCGAGCTGGACGACGTCCAGGCCGGGTACGGCCGCGCCGCGATGGTGCTGCGCGGGCTGACGATCAAGGTCCCGGCGGCCACGGTCGTGTGCCTCGTCGGGCCGAACGGCGCGGGCAAGTCGACGGTGCTCAAGGTCGCGAGCGGGCTGCTCAAGCCGCGCTCGGGCCGCATCCTCGTCGGCGGTCGCGACGTCACGGGCCAGGGGCCGCAGGAGATGCTGCAGTCCGGCCTGGCGCACGTGCTCCAGGGGCACAGCGTGTTCCGTGAGATGACGGTCGCGGAGAACGTGCTGCTCGGCGCGTACACGCTGCGCGACAAGCAGAAGATCGCGGAGCGGGTCGCGTTCGTGCAGAACCTCTTCCCCATCGTGGGCGAGCGGTGGAAGCAGCTCGCGGGCCTGCTGTCCGGAGGGCAGCAGAAGCAGGTCGAGTTCGCGCGGTCGCTCATGGTGAGCCCGCAGGTCGTGCTGCTCGACGAGCCGTCCATGGGCCTCGACCCGAAGACGACGTCGACGGTGTTCGAGCAGGTCGTGCGCATGCGCGACGCGGGCGTCGCGGTGCTGCTCGTCGAGCAGAACGCGCGCCGTGCGCTCGAGACGGCCGACATCGGGTGCGTGCTCGACCTCGGCCGCGTCCACATCACCGGCCCCGCGCCCGAGCTCCTCGCCGACCCCCAGCTCTCCGAGCTCTACCTCGGCGGACGACCCGCCGAGCGCTCGCTCTCGAAGGACGGATGA
- a CDS encoding amino acid ABC transporter substrate-binding protein encodes MSTRTRSQRALALAAGATATALVLTACSGGSDGEGGGGGSDDPIVIGISLPLTGDFSEPGKGVQRGYEAWAQFVNEDGGLLGRQVELKILDDQSNADRVVQDYEALIAQDEVDLVFGPFSTRLVVPSARVAEEYGMLFVEPAGAAAEVFEQGFENLFYAAPAVADDHYNYLADHILDMPEGERPQTVAVASMDDPFAQGTAYGLRDKLADAGLEIVVDEVYPPNTTDFSSIAAKINDSGADMVIGGTQYQDAVNLIVALQQLNYQPTLAAFSTAPTNPEFSAAIGAKTEGILSPTGYTETASWPSNVDFVERYTELHGNPPGEDEANAYTTGQVVAAAVEAVGCAEQGECQQELISWLRSNEVETVVGPLTWDETGKPQGAHLIQQYVDGEIQIVLPQDAKEADFVFPKPAW; translated from the coding sequence ATGTCCACCCGCACCCGCTCGCAGCGCGCGCTCGCCCTCGCGGCCGGTGCGACCGCGACGGCGCTCGTCCTCACGGCGTGCTCCGGCGGGTCCGACGGCGAGGGCGGAGGCGGCGGGTCCGACGACCCGATCGTCATCGGCATCTCCCTCCCGCTCACCGGCGACTTCTCCGAGCCCGGCAAGGGCGTCCAGCGCGGCTACGAGGCCTGGGCGCAGTTCGTCAACGAGGACGGGGGCCTCCTCGGGCGACAGGTCGAGCTCAAGATCCTCGACGACCAGTCCAACGCGGACCGCGTGGTCCAGGACTACGAGGCGCTCATCGCCCAGGACGAGGTCGACCTCGTGTTCGGGCCGTTCTCGACGCGCCTGGTCGTCCCCAGCGCCCGCGTCGCCGAGGAGTACGGGATGCTCTTCGTCGAGCCGGCGGGCGCCGCGGCCGAGGTGTTCGAGCAGGGCTTCGAGAACCTGTTCTACGCCGCCCCGGCCGTCGCGGACGACCACTACAACTACCTCGCGGACCACATCCTCGACATGCCCGAGGGCGAGCGCCCGCAGACGGTCGCCGTCGCCTCGATGGACGACCCGTTCGCCCAGGGCACGGCCTACGGCCTGCGCGACAAGCTCGCCGACGCCGGGCTCGAGATCGTCGTCGACGAGGTCTACCCGCCCAACACGACCGACTTCTCGTCGATCGCCGCGAAGATCAACGACTCCGGCGCGGACATGGTCATCGGCGGCACGCAGTACCAGGACGCGGTGAACCTCATCGTGGCGCTGCAGCAGCTCAACTACCAGCCCACGCTCGCGGCGTTCTCCACCGCGCCGACCAACCCCGAGTTCTCGGCCGCGATCGGCGCCAAGACCGAGGGCATCCTCTCGCCCACCGGCTACACGGAGACCGCGAGCTGGCCGTCCAACGTCGACTTCGTCGAGCGGTACACCGAGCTGCACGGCAACCCGCCCGGCGAGGACGAGGCCAACGCGTACACGACCGGCCAGGTCGTCGCCGCCGCGGTCGAGGCCGTCGGGTGCGCCGAGCAGGGCGAGTGCCAGCAGGAGCTCATCTCGTGGCTGCGCAGCAACGAGGTCGAGACCGTCGTCGGGCCGCTGACCTGGGACGAGACGGGCAAGCCGCAGGGCGCCCACCTCATCCAGCAGTACGTGGACGGCGAGATCCAGATCGTCCTGCCGCAGGACGCCAAGGAAGCCGACTTCGTCTTCCCCAAGCCGGCCTGGTGA
- a CDS encoding LacI family DNA-binding transcriptional regulator gives MRREGRTTKGRSALRLVDVAERAGVSLATASRALSGSDGVSEVLAEHVREVATEMGYIANPHARTLAGGTTSVAGLLVYEIGDPYFSEIASGVVRVATEHGWSVQISHTEREPSAEVTQIRLMRAHRVGAILVAGSGYVDPAMEADAARELAAFQEAGGRVVVIGRHHLHCDAVLPDSEAAAASLTDHVLGLGHRRIAVAAGPERLTTVADRTAGIRSAVAAHGLDPDDLFVVHAPFTREGGRDATQRILAQRPDTTAILALNDAMATGVLSLLRERGVVVPRDMSVTGFDDIQVAQDLAPALTTVRLPMSEMGATAFELALRPPSARPRRRRTDHELVVRDSTAAPRPDTPVGA, from the coding sequence GTGCGTCGAGAGGGTCGGACCACGAAGGGTCGCAGCGCGCTGCGGCTGGTCGACGTCGCCGAGCGGGCGGGCGTCTCGCTCGCGACCGCGTCGCGCGCGCTGTCGGGCAGCGACGGCGTCTCCGAGGTGCTCGCGGAGCACGTCCGCGAGGTCGCGACGGAGATGGGCTACATCGCCAACCCGCACGCGCGCACGCTCGCCGGGGGCACGACGTCGGTCGCCGGCCTGCTCGTCTACGAGATCGGCGACCCGTACTTCTCCGAGATCGCGAGCGGCGTCGTCCGGGTCGCGACCGAGCACGGGTGGAGCGTCCAGATCAGCCACACCGAGCGCGAGCCGAGCGCCGAGGTCACGCAGATCCGGCTCATGCGCGCGCACCGCGTCGGCGCGATCCTCGTCGCCGGGTCGGGGTACGTCGACCCGGCGATGGAGGCCGACGCCGCGCGCGAGCTCGCGGCGTTCCAGGAGGCCGGGGGCCGGGTCGTCGTCATCGGGCGCCACCACCTGCACTGCGACGCCGTGCTGCCGGACAGCGAGGCCGCCGCGGCGAGCCTCACCGACCACGTGCTCGGCCTGGGCCACCGCCGGATCGCCGTCGCCGCCGGTCCCGAGCGGCTCACGACCGTCGCCGACCGCACCGCCGGGATCCGGAGCGCCGTCGCGGCCCACGGGCTCGACCCCGACGACCTGTTCGTCGTGCACGCGCCGTTCACGCGCGAGGGCGGTCGCGACGCGACGCAGCGCATCCTCGCCCAGCGCCCGGACACCACCGCGATCCTCGCGCTCAACGACGCCATGGCCACCGGGGTGCTGTCGCTGCTGCGCGAGCGCGGCGTCGTCGTACCGCGCGACATGTCCGTCACGGGGTTCGACGACATCCAGGTCGCCCAGGACCTCGCGCCCGCCCTGACGACCGTGCGCCTGCCGATGAGCGAGATGGGGGCGACGGCGTTCGAGCTGGCCCTCCGGCCGCCGTCGGCCCGCCCGCGCCGCCGCCGCACCGACCACGAGCTCGTCGTCCGCGACTCCACGGCCGCACCCCGCCCGGACACCCCGGTGGGTGCATGA
- the idi gene encoding isopentenyl-diphosphate Delta-isomerase has product MTSHVPVAADHVVTVDDQGRRTGTFERAAVHTTETPLHLAFSCYVLDDAGRLLLTRRALAKRTWPGVWTNSFCGHPRWTETTEESIVRHAGHELGLEIAGLEVAVPGFRYRAVDASGVVENEICPVYTAHAVGGVEPNPDEVMETAWADPRDVALAVAATPWAFSPWMVLQVAALGTVSTGGDGPTARLAAAFAPEHD; this is encoded by the coding sequence ATGACCTCGCACGTCCCCGTCGCCGCCGACCACGTCGTCACCGTCGACGACCAGGGCCGTCGGACCGGCACCTTCGAGCGCGCCGCCGTCCACACGACCGAGACGCCCCTCCACCTCGCCTTCTCCTGCTACGTGCTCGACGACGCGGGCCGCCTCCTGCTCACGCGGCGCGCGCTCGCGAAGCGCACGTGGCCGGGCGTGTGGACCAACTCGTTCTGCGGCCATCCCCGCTGGACCGAGACGACCGAGGAGTCGATCGTCCGGCACGCGGGCCACGAGCTCGGCCTGGAGATCGCGGGCCTCGAGGTCGCGGTGCCGGGGTTCCGCTACCGCGCGGTCGACGCCTCCGGCGTCGTCGAGAACGAGATCTGTCCCGTCTACACGGCGCACGCCGTGGGCGGGGTCGAGCCGAACCCGGACGAGGTCATGGAGACCGCCTGGGCGGACCCGCGCGACGTCGCCCTCGCCGTCGCCGCGACGCCCTGGGCCTTCAGCCCGTGGATGGTGCTCCAGGTCGCCGCCCTCGGCACCGTGAGCACCGGGGGCGACGGCCCGACGGCGCGCCTCGCCGCGGCGTTCGCGCCCGAGCACGACTGA
- a CDS encoding branched-chain amino acid ABC transporter permease has protein sequence MTGTLLFQSLVLGVLLGGLYALLAAGLTLYFGVMRVVMIAHSAFLILAAYLAWFFNQQTGMDPLLSLVITVPLFFLVGVGMQRLLITRLRPATLTMMSVLLTFAVALFIEGMIGFVWSGTQRRIQLPYSGTSIEFFGARIAVVKLVAFGLAALSLALLYLLMKHSRFGQALRATIQHREAAQLVGIKTDRVAGYGFGLGLATAAIGGTALSLDATIYPSLHWHWIGPLMAIIVVGGLGSIPGAAIAAMVLGIGQSLLQVPLGTTWAQTIFYVALFATLMLRPQGFFGGRLAQRF, from the coding sequence GTGACAGGAACGCTCCTCTTCCAGAGCCTCGTGCTCGGCGTGCTGCTGGGAGGGCTCTACGCCCTCCTGGCAGCGGGCCTCACCCTGTACTTCGGCGTGATGCGCGTCGTGATGATCGCCCACTCGGCGTTCCTCATCCTCGCCGCGTACCTCGCCTGGTTCTTCAACCAGCAGACCGGCATGGACCCGCTGCTGTCGCTCGTCATCACCGTGCCGCTGTTCTTCCTCGTCGGCGTGGGCATGCAGCGCCTGCTCATCACGCGCCTGCGGCCCGCGACGCTCACGATGATGTCCGTCCTCCTCACGTTCGCCGTCGCGCTCTTCATCGAGGGCATGATCGGCTTCGTCTGGAGCGGCACGCAGCGGCGCATCCAGCTCCCGTACTCCGGGACGAGCATCGAGTTCTTCGGGGCCCGGATCGCCGTCGTGAAGCTCGTCGCCTTTGGGCTCGCGGCGCTCTCGCTCGCGCTGCTGTACCTGCTCATGAAGCACAGCCGGTTCGGCCAGGCGCTGCGCGCGACGATCCAGCACCGCGAGGCCGCGCAGCTCGTCGGCATCAAGACCGACCGCGTCGCGGGCTACGGCTTCGGCCTCGGCCTCGCGACCGCCGCGATCGGCGGGACCGCGCTGTCGCTCGACGCGACGATCTACCCGTCGTTGCACTGGCACTGGATCGGCCCGCTCATGGCGATCATCGTCGTCGGCGGCCTGGGGTCGATCCCCGGCGCCGCAATCGCCGCCATGGTGCTCGGCATCGGCCAGAGCCTGCTCCAGGTGCCGCTCGGCACCACGTGGGCGCAGACCATCTTCTACGTCGCCCTCTTCGCGACGCTGATGCTGCGGCCCCAGGGATTCTTCGGAGGTCGCCTTGCCCAACGCTTCTGA
- a CDS encoding dihydrodipicolinate synthase family protein: protein MSAAGGGAVRIPVPDGGSRLVELRAPRQWADHPGPYASRVAFAAAHVVADPRGENVPGAPAVVDWDSTLAFRRHLFRYGLGVAEAMDTAQRNMGLDWPAVQELVSRSAAQAHELGARIASGAGTDHRGVDDLRTVDDVIAAYTEQVEFVEGTGSQVILMASRHLARVATSADDYVRVYDAILSQVREPVILHWLGEAFDPHLAGYWGSADVDTATATFVDLVRAHADRVDGVKVSLLSASHEVGLRAVLPEGVRLYTGDDFHYPELIRGDGERHSDALLGAFAAVAPAASAALAALDEGDLARYDAEMAPTLALSRHVFEAPTYYYKTGIAFLAWLSGHQPGFTMVGGLQSARSVVHLARAFELANEARLLPDPDLAAHRLGLVLAAAGIEVDHVAASGTGPDATPASARADADEVVA, encoded by the coding sequence GTGAGCGCGGCCGGGGGTGGCGCGGTCCGCATCCCCGTGCCCGACGGCGGGTCGCGGCTCGTCGAGCTGCGCGCGCCGCGGCAGTGGGCGGACCACCCCGGCCCCTACGCGTCGCGCGTCGCGTTCGCGGCGGCGCACGTCGTCGCGGACCCGCGGGGCGAGAACGTCCCCGGCGCGCCGGCCGTCGTCGACTGGGACTCGACGCTCGCGTTCCGGCGGCACCTCTTCCGCTACGGCCTGGGCGTCGCCGAGGCGATGGACACCGCGCAGCGGAACATGGGCCTCGACTGGCCCGCGGTCCAGGAGCTCGTGTCGCGCAGCGCGGCCCAGGCCCACGAGCTCGGGGCGCGGATCGCGTCGGGCGCGGGGACGGACCACCGCGGGGTCGACGACCTGCGGACCGTGGACGACGTGATCGCGGCGTACACGGAGCAGGTCGAGTTCGTCGAGGGCACGGGGTCGCAGGTCATCCTCATGGCGTCGCGGCACCTCGCGCGCGTCGCGACCTCCGCGGACGACTACGTGCGCGTGTACGACGCGATCCTGTCCCAGGTGCGCGAACCGGTCATCCTGCACTGGCTCGGCGAGGCGTTCGACCCGCACCTCGCGGGGTACTGGGGGTCGGCGGACGTCGACACCGCGACCGCGACGTTCGTCGACCTCGTCCGGGCGCACGCCGACCGCGTCGACGGGGTCAAGGTCTCGCTCCTCTCGGCCTCGCACGAGGTCGGCCTGCGTGCCGTACTTCCCGAGGGTGTGCGGTTGTACACCGGAGACGACTTCCACTACCCGGAGCTGATCCGCGGCGACGGCGAGCGGCACTCCGACGCACTGCTCGGCGCGTTCGCGGCGGTCGCCCCCGCGGCGTCGGCGGCGCTCGCCGCCCTCGACGAGGGCGACCTCGCGCGGTACGACGCCGAGATGGCCCCGACTCTCGCGCTCTCGCGGCACGTGTTCGAGGCGCCGACGTACTACTACAAGACCGGGATCGCGTTCCTCGCGTGGCTGTCGGGCCACCAGCCCGGCTTCACCATGGTCGGCGGCCTGCAGTCCGCCCGGAGCGTCGTGCATCTCGCGCGCGCGTTCGAGCTCGCGAACGAGGCACGCCTCCTTCCGGACCCGGACCTCGCCGCCCACCGCCTCGGCCTCGTGCTCGCGGCGGCGGGCATCGAGGTGGATCACGTCGCCGCCTCCGGGACAGGCCCGGACGCCACGCCCGCGTCCGCCCGGGCCGACGCCGACGAGGTGGTCGCATGA
- a CDS encoding class I SAM-dependent methyltransferase, with protein sequence MPAVVPDSPATSDPRADVPVPARDASFEEHVAWARAVTVVGSDLSPVAGRVVEDALPWDYAALARELVGSGRGPVLDLGTGGGELFSTLGPLPAGSAATEGWAPNLPVARRRLEPLGVDVRPVEGDEEQLLPFFDGQFAVVLDRHEEFDPDEVLRVLEPGGVFLTEQVDSRDGVRLNTALGVDLPWDPDSVTLDAAVEVLRDAGFVVDVAREHEGLRRFRDLSSVLWYLKIMAWQVPDLESLSPEAVARYEAPLRALHLHLAAGHEFVDESPRFLVVARKPF encoded by the coding sequence ATGCCTGCCGTGGTACCCGACTCCCCCGCCACGTCCGACCCGAGGGCCGACGTGCCCGTCCCCGCGCGCGACGCCTCGTTCGAGGAGCACGTCGCCTGGGCCCGTGCCGTGACCGTGGTCGGGTCCGACCTCTCCCCCGTGGCGGGCCGGGTCGTCGAGGACGCGCTCCCGTGGGACTACGCCGCGCTCGCGCGCGAGCTGGTCGGCAGCGGGCGCGGTCCGGTGCTCGACCTCGGGACCGGGGGCGGCGAGCTGTTCTCGACGCTCGGGCCGCTGCCCGCCGGGTCGGCGGCGACGGAGGGCTGGGCGCCCAACCTGCCCGTGGCCCGACGCCGGCTCGAGCCCCTGGGCGTCGACGTCCGGCCTGTCGAGGGCGACGAGGAGCAGCTCCTGCCGTTCTTCGACGGTCAGTTCGCGGTCGTGCTGGACCGGCACGAGGAGTTCGACCCGGACGAGGTGCTGCGCGTCCTGGAGCCGGGCGGGGTTTTTCTCACCGAGCAGGTCGACTCGCGGGACGGCGTCCGCCTGAACACCGCTCTCGGCGTCGACCTGCCGTGGGACCCGGACTCCGTGACGCTCGACGCCGCGGTCGAGGTGCTGCGCGACGCGGGGTTCGTCGTCGACGTCGCGCGCGAGCACGAGGGACTGCGCCGGTTCCGGGACCTGTCCTCGGTGCTCTGGTACCTCAAGATCATGGCGTGGCAGGTACCCGACCTGGAGTCGCTCTCGCCCGAGGCGGTCGCGCGGTACGAGGCGCCGCTGCGCGCCCTGCACCTGCACCTCGCCGCGGGCCACGAGTTCGTCGACGAGTCCCCGCGCTTCCTCGTCGTGGCCCGCAAGCCCTTCTGA
- a CDS encoding ABC transporter ATP-binding protein has product MTTTTQQTTRNLETVGLTKSFGGVHAVRDATVTFQHGRINALIGPNGSGKTTFFNCVTGMIKPDSGTVTFRGEDITRRAPHKIARAGIGRSFQLCRVFPRMTVLENMLVAVRRTKVRELLAGARNPEEIDKARALLVRVGIDHLENVEARNLSYGQQKLLELAGVLMGDPDTIMLDEPAGGVNPALIGRIGTLVQELNAEGKTFLVVEHNMDMVMSLSHHVIVFDRGRPIAEGTPAVVQADPRVLEAYLGV; this is encoded by the coding sequence ATGACGACGACTACGCAACAGACGACCCGGAACCTCGAGACCGTCGGCCTCACCAAGTCGTTCGGCGGCGTCCACGCCGTCCGCGACGCGACGGTCACGTTCCAGCACGGCAGGATCAACGCGCTCATCGGCCCGAACGGCTCGGGCAAGACGACGTTCTTCAACTGCGTGACGGGCATGATCAAGCCGGACTCCGGCACGGTCACGTTCCGCGGCGAGGACATCACGCGCCGCGCGCCGCACAAGATCGCGCGGGCCGGCATCGGGCGCAGCTTCCAGCTCTGCCGGGTGTTCCCGCGCATGACGGTCCTGGAGAACATGCTCGTCGCGGTGCGGCGCACGAAGGTGCGCGAGCTGCTGGCCGGGGCGCGCAACCCGGAGGAGATCGACAAGGCGCGCGCGCTGCTCGTGCGCGTCGGCATCGACCACCTGGAGAACGTCGAGGCGCGCAACCTGTCCTACGGGCAGCAGAAGCTGCTCGAGCTCGCGGGCGTGCTCATGGGCGACCCGGACACGATCATGCTCGACGAACCCGCCGGCGGCGTGAACCCGGCGCTCATCGGCCGCATCGGGACGCTCGTGCAGGAGCTCAACGCCGAGGGCAAGACGTTCCTCGTCGTCGAGCACAACATGGACATGGTCATGAGCCTGTCCCACCACGTCATCGTGTTCGACCGGGGCCGGCCGATCGCCGAGGGCACCCCCGCCGTCGTGCAAGCCGACCCGCGAGTGCTGGAGGCCTACCTTGGTGTCTGA